In Tsuneonella amylolytica, one genomic interval encodes:
- a CDS encoding PQQ-dependent sugar dehydrogenase: MTKRPIAAALLSTASLALASCGTQVTGETPTQAQSTPGPAEEIVAVSGREFATKSYGSFDEPWAAAFAPGTPVLFITEKPGTMKFVDTRTGRIGTVSGLPTVDYGGQGGLGDVAFLPSESAATPSRRTIYLTWAEAGSGATRGAALGRGTLVCEETDACRIDGLNVIWRQDPKVTGRGHFSHRIAIAPDGRTLFLASGDRQKMEPAQDPKVNLGKIVHLNLDGSPAAGNTLAASGARPEIYSMGHRNILGLQFDAQGRLWDLEHGPAGGDELNLVRNGGNYGWPVVSDGDHYDGRPIPRHSTTDRFVKPAISWNPVIAPGDFTFYSGKLWPQWKGNAIIGGMKPTVLVRVAIDGTTAREVARYGMERRIREVVEGPDGALWLLEDKDGGRLIEMRPAR, translated from the coding sequence ATGACCAAGCGACCGATTGCTGCCGCCCTCCTATCCACCGCCTCGCTCGCGCTCGCAAGTTGCGGGACGCAGGTCACCGGGGAAACCCCGACCCAGGCGCAATCGACGCCCGGACCGGCTGAGGAAATTGTCGCGGTAAGCGGTCGAGAGTTCGCGACGAAGAGCTATGGCAGCTTCGACGAGCCTTGGGCCGCCGCGTTTGCGCCCGGTACGCCCGTGCTATTCATCACCGAAAAGCCGGGGACGATGAAGTTTGTCGACACCCGTACGGGACGCATTGGTACCGTGTCGGGCCTGCCGACCGTCGATTACGGCGGCCAAGGCGGCCTCGGCGACGTTGCCTTCCTGCCGTCCGAAAGCGCCGCGACGCCGTCGCGCCGCACGATCTACCTGACTTGGGCCGAAGCGGGCAGCGGCGCCACCCGCGGAGCGGCGCTTGGGCGGGGAACGCTTGTATGCGAGGAAACTGACGCCTGCCGGATCGACGGCCTTAACGTGATCTGGCGACAGGACCCCAAGGTCACCGGTCGCGGCCACTTCAGCCACCGGATTGCCATCGCCCCCGATGGCCGGACCCTCTTCCTCGCGAGCGGGGACCGGCAGAAGATGGAACCCGCGCAGGATCCGAAGGTCAACCTGGGCAAGATCGTCCACCTCAATCTCGACGGGTCGCCTGCGGCCGGCAATACGCTCGCCGCAAGCGGTGCCCGGCCCGAAATCTATTCGATGGGTCATCGCAACATCCTGGGGCTGCAGTTCGACGCGCAGGGCCGCCTGTGGGACCTCGAGCATGGGCCGGCCGGAGGCGATGAACTGAACCTCGTGCGTAACGGTGGCAACTACGGCTGGCCCGTGGTGTCGGACGGCGACCACTACGACGGTCGCCCGATCCCCCGCCACTCGACCACCGACCGCTTCGTGAAGCCGGCTATCAGCTGGAACCCCGTGATCGCGCCGGGCGATTTCACGTTCTATTCGGGCAAGCTGTGGCCGCAATGGAAAGGCAACGCCATCATCGGCGGAATGAAACCCACCGTACTGGTACGCGTCGCGATCGATGGAACCACCGCGCGAGAGGTTGCCCGGTATGGCATGGAGAGGCGTATCCGCGAGGTGGTCGAAGGGCCCGACGGCGCGCTGTGGCTGCTCGAGGACAAGGACGGTGGCCGGCTAATCGAGATGCGCCCCGCGCGATAA
- a CDS encoding aa3-type cytochrome c oxidase subunit IV, giving the protein MATGNDMKMHKGTYGSFIGMLKWTVPLIVAISAIVVLIIAS; this is encoded by the coding sequence ATGGCCACCGGCAACGACATGAAGATGCACAAGGGAACCTACGGGAGCTTCATCGGAATGCTCAAGTGGACCGTCCCGCTGATCGTGGCGATCTCCGCGATCGTCGTTCTGATTATCGCCAGCTGA
- a CDS encoding site-specific DNA-methyltransferase, producing MGVLETTKVRARTAKATAAPAALDLPLGRILAGDCVEAMRRLPDASVDLVFADPPYNLQLGGDLARPDGSHVDAVTDHWDQFASFRVYDDFTRAWLAQAKRVLKPDGALWVIGSYHNIYRVGAILQDLGFWILNDIVWRKTNPMPNFKGTRFTNAHETLLWASTGEKAKYHFNYRAMKTLNDELQMRSDWTIPICGGQERLKENGHKAHPTQKPEALLYRVLLATTEKGDVVLDPFFGTGTTGAVAKRLGRQWIGCERETAYREVATRRIEKELPLDESALATMQSPRSAPKVAFGALVEAGLIPPGTQVFDKKRRWTATVRADGSLAHEAQTGSIHGLGKDLQGAPSCNGWSFWYFERGGKVVPVDAARQDWLLANED from the coding sequence ATGGGGGTCCTGGAGACCACAAAGGTGCGTGCGCGCACCGCGAAAGCAACGGCTGCGCCGGCGGCGCTCGATCTGCCCCTCGGGCGGATCCTGGCGGGCGACTGTGTCGAGGCGATGCGGCGTCTGCCCGACGCGAGCGTCGACCTCGTCTTCGCCGACCCGCCGTACAACTTGCAACTCGGCGGCGATCTGGCGCGGCCGGATGGCAGCCATGTCGACGCGGTGACCGATCACTGGGACCAGTTCGCGAGCTTCCGTGTCTACGACGATTTCACCCGTGCCTGGCTCGCGCAGGCAAAGCGGGTGCTCAAGCCCGACGGCGCGCTGTGGGTCATCGGCAGCTACCACAACATCTACCGCGTCGGCGCGATCCTGCAGGACCTGGGCTTCTGGATCCTTAACGACATCGTCTGGCGCAAGACCAACCCGATGCCGAACTTCAAGGGCACGCGCTTCACCAACGCGCACGAGACCCTGCTGTGGGCGAGCACGGGTGAAAAGGCGAAGTATCACTTCAACTACCGCGCGATGAAGACGCTGAACGACGAGCTCCAGATGCGCAGCGACTGGACGATCCCGATCTGCGGCGGCCAGGAACGGCTGAAGGAAAACGGCCACAAGGCGCACCCGACGCAGAAGCCCGAGGCGCTGCTGTACCGCGTGCTGCTGGCGACGACCGAGAAGGGCGACGTCGTGCTTGACCCGTTCTTCGGCACCGGCACCACCGGCGCGGTCGCGAAACGGCTGGGCCGGCAGTGGATCGGCTGCGAGCGCGAGACCGCCTATCGCGAGGTCGCCACCCGCCGTATCGAAAAGGAATTGCCGCTCGACGAAAGCGCGCTGGCCACGATGCAGAGCCCGCGTTCCGCACCCAAGGTCGCCTTCGGCGCACTGGTTGAGGCCGGGCTGATCCCGCCCGGCACGCAGGTGTTCGACAAGAAGCGGCGCTGGACGGCCACCGTCCGTGCCGATGGATCGCTCGCCCACGAAGCGCAGACCGGCAGCATCCACGGCCTCGGCAAAGACCTGCAGGGTGCGCCGAGCTGCAACGGCTGGTCGTTCTGGTACTTCGAACGAGGTGGCAAGGTCGTCCCCGTCGATGCGGCGCGGCAGGACTGGTTGCTGGCGAACGAGGATTGA
- a CDS encoding DUF1285 domain-containing protein has translation MPYEPPPEIAGLSLAELAQAVEDRRLPPVEQWSPAHVGESHMTVHADGTWSHDGSPVTRPAMVRAFASLLTRDEDGTYWLVTPQQKLSVEVEDAAFVATDMTARDGALAFRLNTDDIVIAGPDHPLTARGDADTPAIYLAVRRGCEARLNRSTYEQLALVADDGWQVESSGETFSLVPG, from the coding sequence GTGCCCTACGAACCGCCCCCCGAAATCGCCGGTCTCTCGCTCGCCGAACTGGCACAGGCCGTCGAAGACCGCAGGCTGCCCCCGGTCGAGCAATGGTCCCCCGCCCATGTCGGCGAGAGCCACATGACCGTTCATGCCGACGGAACATGGTCGCACGACGGCTCGCCCGTCACCCGCCCGGCGATGGTTCGCGCGTTCGCCTCGCTGCTGACGCGGGACGAGGACGGAACCTACTGGCTCGTCACCCCGCAGCAGAAGCTGTCCGTGGAGGTGGAGGACGCGGCCTTCGTAGCCACCGACATGACCGCCCGCGACGGCGCGCTCGCCTTCCGGCTTAACACCGACGATATCGTGATCGCAGGGCCGGACCATCCGCTGACCGCTCGGGGTGATGCCGATACGCCGGCGATCTACCTCGCCGTCCGGCGCGGCTGCGAAGCGCGGCTCAACCGGTCGACATACGAGCAGCTGGCGCTGGTGGCGGACGATGGCTGGCAGGTCGAGAGCAGCGGCGAAACGTTCTCGCTCGTGCCGGGATGA
- the folP gene encoding dihydropteroate synthase produces the protein MTDRLYLMPTGLAASPQDEDGDCIRLAGGLVYAHRFAAIVRSGGRVIARHRFTPAGAAETFAALPDTLGPEAERQWADLRTAHPPLQLGERTIRLDQPQIAGILNVTPDSFSDGGKFLDDPEAGREQAAAMLEVGAAMVDIGGESTRPGAAAVWEGDEIKRVVPAVEYCAGMGAAISVDTRRAGVMAAALDAGAHMVNDVSALRHDPTSADLVARRGCPVILMHAPGAGDDLHADGDYDAVVFDVFDWLAAARDRAVEAGIARERVVLDPGIGFGKSLGDNLALMNALPLFHALGQPLMLGASRKRMIGAMSGEAAAHQRLGGSVTLALKGMDAGVQMLRVHDVAETVQARNVWRGLRDAALTDFSALPD, from the coding sequence TTGACCGATCGTCTCTATCTGATGCCCACTGGCCTCGCGGCGAGCCCGCAGGACGAGGACGGCGACTGCATCCGCCTCGCGGGCGGACTGGTCTATGCCCACCGCTTCGCCGCGATCGTCAGGAGCGGCGGCCGCGTGATCGCGCGGCACCGGTTCACACCCGCTGGCGCCGCCGAAACCTTCGCCGCACTGCCGGACACACTCGGCCCGGAAGCCGAGCGCCAATGGGCCGATCTGCGCACCGCGCATCCGCCGCTGCAACTGGGCGAGCGAACCATCCGGCTCGACCAGCCGCAGATCGCGGGCATCCTCAACGTCACGCCCGACAGCTTTTCCGACGGCGGCAAATTCCTCGACGATCCGGAGGCCGGACGTGAACAGGCGGCGGCCATGCTGGAAGTGGGCGCTGCGATGGTGGACATCGGCGGAGAAAGCACGCGGCCGGGCGCTGCGGCGGTGTGGGAAGGAGACGAGATCAAGCGCGTCGTACCCGCAGTCGAATATTGTGCAGGCATGGGCGCGGCGATCAGCGTCGACACCCGGCGGGCGGGGGTGATGGCCGCCGCGCTCGATGCCGGGGCCCACATGGTCAACGACGTATCGGCGCTACGCCACGATCCGACGAGCGCGGACCTCGTGGCCCGGCGCGGATGCCCGGTAATCCTGATGCACGCGCCCGGCGCCGGCGACGACTTGCATGCGGACGGCGACTACGACGCGGTGGTGTTCGACGTTTTCGACTGGCTCGCCGCTGCCCGCGACCGGGCGGTCGAGGCAGGCATCGCACGCGAGAGGGTCGTGCTCGATCCCGGCATTGGTTTCGGCAAGTCGCTCGGCGACAACCTCGCGCTGATGAACGCGCTTCCGCTGTTCCACGCTCTCGGCCAGCCGCTGATGCTTGGGGCGAGCCGCAAGCGCATGATCGGCGCCATGTCGGGCGAGGCGGCGGCGCACCAGCGGCTCGGCGGCAGCGTGACTTTGGCCCTGAAGGGCATGGACGCCGGCGTGCAGATGCTGCGCGTCCACGACGTTGCCGAGACGGTGCAGGCCCGCAACGTCTGGCGGGGCCTGCGCGATGCCGCCCTGACGGACTTTTCCGCGCTGCCCGACTAA
- a CDS encoding hemerythrin domain-containing protein, translating to MDIVDCILADHARQRFYFAALDEAREDPETLGKVFTRLKNFLEAHAEAEELYFYPTLLKKGEGAVDSDSAEETTDDAIDDHNKISEAAEAAMKEKPGSDAWWKCVDKCNYHNSEHLSEEERQGLTDFRRRVPLKERVRLGLQYLAFEAEHSGEFEREEKDPDTYIEENS from the coding sequence ATGGACATCGTCGACTGCATCCTGGCCGATCACGCGCGCCAGCGCTTCTACTTCGCTGCGCTCGACGAGGCGCGCGAAGATCCCGAAACGCTGGGGAAGGTGTTCACGCGCCTGAAGAATTTCCTCGAGGCCCATGCCGAGGCCGAGGAGCTCTACTTCTACCCCACTTTGCTCAAGAAGGGCGAGGGAGCGGTCGATTCCGACAGCGCGGAAGAGACGACCGACGACGCAATCGACGACCACAACAAGATTTCCGAGGCGGCAGAAGCGGCGATGAAGGAGAAGCCGGGCTCCGACGCTTGGTGGAAATGCGTCGACAAATGCAACTACCACAATTCCGAGCACCTGAGCGAGGAAGAGCGCCAAGGCCTCACCGACTTCCGTCGCCGGGTACCTTTGAAAGAACGGGTCAGGCTCGGGCTGCAATACCTTGCGTTCGAAGCCGAACATTCGGGCGAATTCGAGCGCGAGGAAAAGGACCCCGACACCTACATCGAGGAAAACTCATAG
- a CDS encoding ribonuclease HII, translating into MVSGTPHPGFGSAPLVVGVDEAGRGPLAGPVVAAAVALCKPRPAGIGDSKRLCAATRASVDLAVRRRCAWAVGVVEVEEIDRLNIFGATMLAMTLAVGRLAAILERDPELVLVDGNLTPAGRRQEWRWTAKPVVGGDAKEPAIGAASVVAKEWRDRLMREAAAAHPHYGWERNKGYGSPEHLAALRTHGPSPLHRRSFAPVAQLALF; encoded by the coding sequence ATGGTATCTGGAACACCTCATCCCGGATTTGGGTCCGCCCCTCTGGTCGTCGGAGTGGACGAAGCAGGGCGCGGGCCGCTGGCGGGGCCGGTTGTCGCCGCTGCGGTGGCGCTCTGCAAGCCTCGCCCGGCAGGTATCGGCGATTCGAAGAGGCTCTGCGCCGCAACCCGGGCCTCGGTCGATCTGGCCGTGCGCCGGCGATGTGCCTGGGCGGTTGGGGTCGTCGAGGTCGAGGAGATCGACCGGCTCAACATCTTCGGCGCAACGATGCTGGCGATGACGCTGGCCGTCGGGCGACTGGCGGCGATACTGGAACGCGACCCGGAACTGGTCCTCGTCGATGGCAACCTGACTCCGGCGGGTCGGCGCCAAGAATGGCGCTGGACCGCCAAGCCCGTCGTCGGCGGCGATGCGAAGGAGCCGGCGATCGGCGCCGCAAGCGTCGTCGCGAAGGAATGGCGCGACCGCCTGATGCGCGAAGCCGCCGCTGCTCACCCACACTATGGCTGGGAGCGAAACAAGGGCTACGGCTCGCCCGAACACCTCGCCGCGCTCCGCACTCATGGACCCAGCCCGCTGCACCGCCGCAGCTTCGCGCCGGTCGCGCAATTGGCGTTGTTCTGA
- a CDS encoding CoA pyrophosphatase yields the protein MTALLDRLTRVFEAGHARDIDLLTDAMAPPEDLRPAAVLIAVTDRPEPGVIVTHRPDTMRAHPGQAAFPGGKIDPGEDAVEAALREAWEELALDPKQVSVIGTSDPFRTRTGYDVTPVLAVVPPDLPLVPNPAEVREWFEPPLAYILDPANRTPRTVTWDGAERTYFEIVWQGHRIWGVTAAIIGNLSRRLALAELFDGR from the coding sequence ATGACCGCGCTTCTCGACCGACTGACCCGCGTGTTCGAGGCGGGCCATGCGCGGGACATCGACCTCCTCACCGACGCGATGGCCCCGCCCGAGGACCTGCGCCCCGCGGCGGTGCTGATCGCGGTGACCGACCGGCCGGAACCCGGCGTCATCGTCACGCACCGCCCCGACACGATGCGCGCGCATCCCGGGCAGGCGGCCTTTCCCGGTGGCAAGATCGATCCCGGCGAAGACGCGGTCGAGGCCGCGCTGCGCGAGGCGTGGGAGGAACTGGCGCTCGATCCGAAACAGGTATCGGTCATCGGCACGTCCGACCCGTTCCGCACCCGTACCGGTTACGACGTGACGCCCGTGCTCGCGGTCGTGCCCCCGGACCTGCCGCTCGTGCCGAACCCCGCCGAAGTACGCGAATGGTTCGAGCCGCCGCTCGCTTACATCCTCGACCCCGCCAACCGCACGCCGCGTACGGTGACGTGGGACGGGGCGGAGCGAACCTATTTCGAGATCGTCTGGCAGGGGCACCGTATCTGGGGTGTGACCGCCGCGATCATCGGCAATCTGTCGCGCCGGCTTGCTCTGGCGGAGCTGTTCGATGGCCGATAG
- a CDS encoding GNAT family N-acetyltransferase: MPSIVPLSAVEPQLVEDLLDAAFGTDRHGRTAYTIRAAAEWLPALSFAALDDGEYLVATIQLWPVALTDPQGRAHPLLMVGPVAVMPAHQGEGYGKALIEASLGAIDPAAALPQVLIGDAPYYERFGFVEAPGGWRCPGPWDPARLLVRCDNRAVLPPGGMLGPWSTTQANPLAD; this comes from the coding sequence ATGCCAAGCATCGTCCCCCTTTCCGCGGTCGAACCGCAGCTGGTCGAGGACCTGCTCGATGCCGCGTTCGGAACCGACCGGCACGGGCGCACCGCCTATACCATCCGCGCTGCCGCCGAGTGGCTGCCCGCGCTGAGCTTTGCCGCGCTCGACGACGGGGAATACCTCGTCGCCACGATCCAGCTCTGGCCGGTCGCGCTCACCGATCCGCAAGGCCGTGCGCACCCGTTGCTGATGGTGGGGCCGGTGGCCGTGATGCCGGCGCACCAGGGCGAGGGATATGGCAAGGCGCTGATCGAAGCATCGCTCGGCGCGATCGATCCGGCGGCGGCGCTGCCGCAGGTCCTCATCGGCGATGCGCCCTATTACGAGCGCTTCGGCTTCGTCGAGGCGCCGGGCGGATGGCGCTGCCCCGGCCCGTGGGACCCCGCCCGCCTGCTCGTGCGCTGCGACAATCGGGCGGTACTGCCGCCCGGAGGCATGCTGGGTCCGTGGTCCACCACGCAGGCCAACCCCTTGGCGGACTGA
- a CDS encoding NAD(P) transhydrogenase subunit alpha: MRIAVLRETAAGETRVALTPETARKFIALGAAVAVESGAGLAASIADAAYAEAGAEVASAAKAVKGADIVLGVQAPDPAALVGANPGTWVAATFDPFGNPGRVDAYAKAGLEALAMELMPRITRAQSMDVLSSQSNLAGYKAVIAAADTYGRAFPMMMTAAGTVQAARVFVMGVGVAGLQAIATARRLGAQVSATDVRSATKEQIASLGAKPVFVETVAGIEGEGSGGYATEMSEEYQQAQAELVSGHIAKQDIVITTALIPGRAAPRLVSDAQIASMKPGSVIYDLAVAQGGNVEGSVADRVIERHGVKIVGYANTPATLAADASALFARNLFNFLSAFWDKDAGKPVLDEEIGDAIRLTRDGSIVHPRLHA, from the coding sequence TTGCGGATCGCCGTCCTCAGGGAAACAGCGGCGGGGGAAACCCGCGTCGCGCTGACGCCGGAAACGGCGAGGAAGTTCATCGCGCTGGGCGCAGCGGTCGCTGTCGAAAGCGGCGCGGGGCTGGCAGCCAGCATCGCCGATGCCGCCTATGCCGAGGCAGGCGCCGAAGTCGCATCCGCGGCCAAGGCGGTGAAGGGGGCGGATATCGTGCTGGGCGTACAGGCGCCCGATCCCGCCGCGCTGGTTGGTGCGAACCCCGGCACGTGGGTCGCGGCGACGTTCGATCCCTTCGGCAACCCGGGCCGGGTCGATGCCTACGCTAAGGCGGGGCTGGAGGCGCTGGCGATGGAACTGATGCCGCGCATCACCCGGGCGCAGAGCATGGACGTGCTGTCCAGCCAGTCCAACCTTGCCGGGTACAAGGCCGTGATTGCCGCCGCCGATACCTACGGCCGCGCCTTTCCGATGATGATGACGGCCGCCGGTACGGTACAGGCCGCGCGGGTCTTCGTGATGGGTGTGGGCGTCGCCGGACTGCAGGCGATCGCCACCGCCCGCCGGCTGGGTGCGCAGGTCTCGGCAACCGACGTCCGGTCGGCGACGAAGGAACAGATCGCCTCCCTGGGGGCGAAGCCGGTCTTCGTCGAGACCGTCGCCGGGATCGAGGGCGAGGGCAGTGGCGGCTATGCCACCGAGATGAGTGAGGAATACCAGCAGGCGCAGGCCGAGCTGGTGTCCGGCCACATCGCCAAGCAGGACATCGTGATCACCACCGCTCTCATTCCCGGTCGCGCGGCGCCGCGCCTCGTCAGCGATGCGCAGATCGCGAGCATGAAGCCGGGCAGCGTGATCTACGATCTGGCGGTGGCCCAGGGCGGCAATGTCGAAGGATCGGTTGCCGATCGGGTGATCGAGAGGCACGGGGTGAAGATCGTCGGCTATGCCAATACGCCGGCCACTCTCGCCGCCGATGCCAGCGCGCTGTTCGCCCGTAATCTGTTCAATTTCCTGTCGGCCTTCTGGGACAAGGATGCGGGCAAGCCGGTGCTCGACGAGGAGATCGGCGATGCGATCCGGCTGACGCGGGACGGATCGATCGTGCATCCGAGGTTGCACGCATGA
- a CDS encoding sigma-54-dependent transcriptional regulator codes for MTDADSRLLMLIDDEPAQSRLISALAAREGWRTMIVGDGETAIATLGTRQGMQLSAIILDQWVPGDDACGLIEELKARRPGLPILMLTASASPLLAVEAMRAGATDYLIKPVAPDRLMQALRSATKREAPRDELQPLTEKIGQVLDFDAMIGTAPNFRAALAKAAKSARGHGNVLIEGESGTGKEMLIRAMHAASPRAKAPFRLINCRSVPASSIESVLFGHEQNAFPGAFEKQIGAIQQCDGGTLVLDEVDRLPLDLQERLAEVLATGVVRPVGARHGFRIDVRVLSASNLPLTDLNSAGYFHPALHGRLAATTITLPPLRERTGDIQALARHFLARIGEQPGLRSLTITDGGLALLAAFDWPGNVRQLQAVLFRAAVFCDGDALTADSFPQLSEMLGETVENRDPRQDGVGVMLYAEDGNLRSLEEIEADVIRLAIGHYRGRMTEVARRLGIGRSTLYRKLGDLGIDNAA; via the coding sequence ATGACGGACGCAGACAGCAGGCTGCTGATGCTGATCGACGACGAACCGGCGCAGAGCCGGCTCATTTCCGCGCTCGCCGCGCGGGAAGGCTGGCGCACGATGATCGTCGGCGACGGCGAGACCGCGATCGCCACGCTGGGTACGCGCCAGGGCATGCAATTGAGCGCCATCATCCTCGACCAGTGGGTGCCGGGCGACGACGCCTGCGGCCTGATCGAGGAACTGAAGGCCCGCCGGCCCGGCCTGCCGATCCTGATGCTGACCGCCAGCGCCAGCCCGCTCCTCGCGGTCGAGGCGATGCGCGCGGGCGCGACCGACTACCTCATCAAGCCGGTTGCACCCGACCGCCTGATGCAGGCCCTGCGCAGCGCGACAAAGCGCGAGGCGCCGCGCGACGAACTTCAGCCGCTCACCGAGAAGATCGGCCAGGTGCTCGACTTCGACGCGATGATCGGCACCGCGCCCAACTTCCGCGCCGCGCTGGCGAAGGCGGCGAAAAGCGCACGTGGCCACGGAAACGTCCTGATCGAAGGCGAGAGTGGGACCGGCAAGGAAATGCTGATCCGCGCGATGCATGCCGCCAGCCCGCGGGCAAAGGCGCCGTTCCGCCTCATCAACTGCCGCTCGGTCCCGGCCAGCAGCATCGAATCAGTGCTGTTCGGGCACGAGCAGAACGCCTTTCCCGGCGCCTTCGAGAAACAGATCGGCGCGATCCAGCAGTGCGACGGCGGCACGCTGGTCCTCGACGAGGTCGATCGCCTGCCGCTGGACCTGCAGGAACGGCTGGCCGAAGTACTGGCGACCGGCGTCGTGCGCCCCGTCGGTGCGCGGCACGGCTTTCGCATCGACGTGCGCGTTCTGTCGGCGAGCAACCTGCCGCTGACCGACCTCAACAGTGCAGGCTATTTCCACCCGGCGCTTCACGGCCGCCTCGCCGCGACGACGATCACCCTGCCCCCCTTGCGCGAGCGGACCGGCGACATTCAGGCGCTCGCCCGCCATTTCCTCGCTCGCATCGGCGAGCAGCCGGGCCTGCGCAGCCTGACGATCACCGACGGCGGCCTCGCGCTGCTGGCCGCGTTCGACTGGCCCGGCAACGTCCGCCAGCTCCAGGCGGTGCTGTTCCGCGCGGCGGTGTTCTGCGATGGCGACGCACTGACCGCCGACAGTTTCCCCCAGTTGAGCGAAATGCTGGGCGAAACGGTCGAGAACCGCGATCCGCGTCAGGACGGCGTCGGCGTCATGCTTTACGCCGAAGACGGCAACCTGCGCAGCCTGGAGGAGATCGAGGCCGACGTCATCCGCCTTGCCATCGGGCATTATCGCGGGCGCATGACCGAGGTCGCCCGTCGCCTCGGCATCGGGCGCTCGACGCTCTACCGCAAGCTCGGCGATCTGGGCATCGACAACGCGGCCTGA
- a CDS encoding fasciclin domain-containing protein — MDTMDDGMATTASARTDVAYVGGAAMYPNQTIVANAVNSPIHTTLVKAVTAAGLVDTLNGPGPFTVFAPTDAAFAKVPAATLNSLMMPANKAALTKVLTYHVVPGRITAADIAARIRAGNGTATYTTVEGEPLRFSMMNGTVMLMGMGGSMAHVNQADVMQSNGVIHVVDGVLLPSM, encoded by the coding sequence ATGGACACGATGGACGACGGGATGGCGACCACCGCCTCTGCGCGGACCGACGTCGCCTACGTCGGCGGCGCGGCCATGTACCCGAACCAGACGATCGTCGCCAACGCGGTCAATTCGCCGATCCACACCACGCTGGTGAAGGCGGTGACGGCCGCCGGCCTAGTCGACACCCTGAACGGCCCCGGCCCCTTCACCGTGTTCGCGCCGACCGATGCCGCGTTCGCCAAGGTGCCGGCTGCCACGCTCAACTCGCTGATGATGCCCGCCAACAAGGCCGCGCTGACGAAGGTGCTGACCTATCACGTCGTTCCGGGCCGCATCACCGCCGCCGACATCGCCGCGCGCATCCGTGCCGGCAACGGCACCGCGACCTACACCACAGTCGAGGGCGAGCCGCTGCGCTTCAGCATGATGAACGGCACGGTCATGCTGATGGGCATGGGCGGCAGCATGGCGCACGTGAACCAAGCCGACGTCATGCAATCGAACGGTGTCATCCATGTCGTCGACGGGGTCCTTCTGCCGTCGATGTGA